A DNA window from Castanea sativa cultivar Marrone di Chiusa Pesio chromosome 7, ASM4071231v1 contains the following coding sequences:
- the LOC142643357 gene encoding presequence protease 1, chloroplastic/mitochondrial-like translates to MDRTTLLVRSLSSNRLLFRSSHRLSRFSSSLAPKRHRIIPNPATRKSSLRHRLLRATSSSSSSPAAAAAASLNLRKHFSSLSPRAVATSHTHSPSEFAGVDNEAAEKLGFEKVSEEVIGECKSKAVLFKHKKTGAEVMSVLNDDENKVFGIVFRTPPNDSTGIPHILEHSVLCGSRKYPLKEPFVELLKGSLHTFLNAFTYPDRTCYPVASTNTKDFYNLVDVYLDAVFFPKCLEDYQTFQQEGWHYELNNPSEDISYKGVVFNEMKGVYSQPDNILGRAAQQALFPDNTYGVDSGGDPRVIPKLTYEEFKEFHRKYYHPSNARIWFYGDDDPIERLRILSEYLDMFDASTAPNESKVGTQKLFSEPVRIVEKYPAGEGGDMKKKNMVCLNWLLSDKPLDLETELTLGFLDHLMLGTPASPLRKILLESGLGDAIVGGGVEDELLQPQFSIGLKGVSEDDIQKVEELVVSTLKKLADEGFDADAVEASMNTIEFSLRENNTGSFPRGLSLMLRSIGKWIYDMDPFEPLKYEKPLVALKARIAQEGSKAVFSPLIEKFILKNPHRVTVEMQPDPDKASREEEAEKEILKKLKASMTEEDLAELARATQELRLKQETPDPPEALKSVPSLSLLDIPKEPIHIPTEVGDIDGVKVLKHDLFTNDVLYTEVVFNMGSLKQELLPLVPLFCQSLLEMGTKDLTFVQLNQLIGRKTGGISVFPFTSSVRGREDPCCHIIVRGKAMAGCAEDLFNLVTRVLQQVQFTDQQRFKQFVAQSKARMENRLRGGGHGVAAARMDAKLNVAGWISEQMGGVSYLEFLQTLEEKVDKDWDEISSSLEEIRKSILSRNGCLINMTADGRILSDSGKFVSKFLDSLPSNPLVGTATWNARLPSENEAIVIPTQVNYVGKAANLYETGYQLDGSAYVISKYISNTWLWDRVRVSGGAYGGFCDFDTHSGVFSFLSYRDPNLLKTLDVYNGTGDFLRGLEMDDDTLTKAIIGTIGDVDSYQLPDAKGYSSLLRHLLGITDEERQRRRGEILSTSLKDFKEFADAVEAVKDKGVVVAVASPDDVEAAHKECSNFFQIKKAL, encoded by the exons ATGGACAGAACAACTCTACTAGTTCGTTCTCTCTCTTCCAACAGATTACTCTTCCGCTCTTCTCACAGACTCTCTCGCTTTTCCTCTTCTCTCGCTCCTAAACGCCACCGTATAATCCCCAATCCCGCCACCAGAAAATCCTCGCTCCGCCACCGACTGCTCCGCGCCACttcatcctcctcctcctcccccgccgccgccgccgccgcttCACTCAACCTCAGAAAACacttctcctctctctccccACGCGCCGTCGCCACTTCCCACACTCACTCTCCTTCAG AGTTTGCAGGGGTTGACAATGAGGCTGCGGAGAAGCTCGGGTTCGAGAAAGTTTCCGAAGAGGTCATCGGAGAGTGCAAGTCGAAAGCCGTGCTTTTCAAGCACAAGAAGACCGGTGCCGAGGTCATGTCGGTGCTGAACGACGACGAGAACAAGGTCTTCGGCATTGTCTTTCGCACTCCACC AAATGATTCCACTGGGATTCCACACATATTGGAACACAGTGTATTGTGTGGGTCAAGAAAGTATCCTTTGAAAGAGCCATTTGTTGAATTATTGAAAGGGAGCTTGCACACTTTTCTGAATGCTTTCACATATCCCGATAGGACTTGTTACCCAGTTGCTTCAACAAACACAAAG GATTTCTATAATCTGGTAGATGTATACCTGGATGCTGTCTTCTTCCCTAAATGTTTGGAGGATTATCAGACTTTCCAACAGGAGGGTTGGCATTATGAACTCAACAATCCTTCAGAAGATATATCTTATAAAG GTGTTGTTTTCAACGAGATGAAAGGTGTCTATTCTCAGCCTGATAATATATTAGGACGGGCAGCTCAACAG GCTCTTTTCCCAGACAATACTTATGGTGTTGATAGTGGGGGTGATCCACGAGTTATTCCCAAACTGACATATGAGGAATTCAAG GAATTTCACCGTAAATATTATCACCCCAGCAATGCCAGAATATGGTTTTATGGAGATGATGATCCAATTGAGCGCCTTCGGATCTTGAGTG AGTATCTAGATATGTTTGATGCAAGTACTGCTCCCAATGAATCAAAGGTTGGAACACAAAAACTATTTTCAGAGCCAGTGAGGATTGTTGAGAAATATCCTGCTGGTGAGGGTGGGgatatgaagaagaagaatatggtATGCCTTAATTGGTTGCTCTCTGATAAGCCCCTAGATCTGGAAACTGAGCTTACCCTTGGGTTCTTGGACCATCTTATGTTGGGAACTCCTGCTTCTCCATTAAGGAAAATCTTGCTGGAAAGTGGATTAGGAGATGCCATTGTTGGTGGTGGGGTTGAAGATGAGCTCCTCCAGCCTCAGTTTAGCATTGGGTTGAAGGGCGTCTCTGAAGATGACATTCAAAAGGTAGAAGAATTAGTAGTGAGTACCCTTAAAAAATTAGCAGATGAAGGTTTCGATGCAGATGCTGTAGAGGCATCCATGAATACAATTGAGTTTTCTCTCAGGGAAAACAACACTGGATCATTTCCTCGTGGTTTGTCACTGATGCTTCGATCCATT gGGAAATGGATATATGATATGGACCCCTTTGAGCCATTAAAGTATGAGAAACCCTTAGTGGCCCTAAAAGCCAGAATAGCACAGGAAGGCTCTAAAGCTGTTTTTTCTCCTCTAATAGAGAAATTCATCTTGAAGAATCCTCATCGAGTTACAGTAGAAATGCAG CCTGATCCTGATAAAGCTTCTCGTGAAGAAGAAGCTGAGAAAGAAATCTTGAAGAAACTTAAAGCAAGTATGACTGAGGAAGATCTTGCTGAGCTAGCACGTGCTACACAGGAGTTGCGACTGAAGCAGGAAACTCCTGACCCACCAGAAGCTCTAAAAAGTGTCCCAAGCCTCTCTCTACTAGACATTCCAAAAGAACCTATTCACATTCCTACAGAG GTTGGGGATATAGATGGAGTAAAAGTTTTGAAGCATGACCTCTTCACAAATGATGTCCTTTACACTGAGGTTGTCTTCAATATGGGTTCACTGAAGCAAGAGCTTCTCCCCTTGGTACCACTTTTTTG CCAATCATTGCTGGAGATGGGTACAAAAGACTTGACTTTTGTGCAACTTAATCAGTTAATAGGAAGAAAAACCGGAGGAATATCAGTTTTTCCATTCACATCATCTGTACGGGGCAGGGAGGATCCATGTTGCCATATAATTGTTAGAGGCAAAGCCATGGCAGGATGTGCTGAAGACCTATTCAACCTG GTTACCCGTGTTCTTCAACAAGTCCAGTTTACGGATCAGCAGCGGTTTAAGCAGTTTGTCGCCCAAAGCAAAGCTAGAATGGAG AACCGGTTAAGAGGTGGTGGTCATGGAGTTGCAGCTGCAAGGATGGATGCTAAGTTAAATGTTGCTGGGTGGATTTCTGAACAGATGGGTGGTGTCAG TTACCTGGAATTCTTACAAACTCTTGAAGAGAAAGTTGATAAAGATTGGGATGAAATTTCTTCATCTCTTGAGGAGATTCGCAAGTCCATACTTTCGAGGAATGGTTGCTTGATAAATATGACTGCTGATGGAAGAATCCTCTCAGACTCTGGAAAGTTTGTTAGCAAATTTCTTGATTCACTTCCCAGCAACCCTCTTGTTGGAACAGCTACTTGGAATGCTCGACTTCCTTCAGAAAATGAGGCCATTGTGATACCAACTCAG GTTAATTATGTTGGAAAAGCAGCTAACCTTTATGAAACTGGTTATCAACTTGATGGGAGTGCATATGTAATTTCAAAATACATTAGTAATACTTGGTTATGGGATCGTGTGCGTGTTAGTGGTGGGGCTTATGGAGGCTTCTGTGACTTTGATACTCACTCGG GAGTATTCTCCTTCTTATCTTATCGTGACCCCAACTTGTTAAAGACACTTGATGTATACAATGGAACTGGAGACTTTCTCCGTGGGTTAGAAATGGATGACGATACTCTTACAAAAGCTATTATTGGGACCATCGGAGATGTGGATTCATATCAGCTTCCTGATGCCAAAGGTTATAGCAG ttTGTTGCGGCATTTGTTGGGCATCACAGATGAAGAAAGGCAAAGAAGACGGGGAGAGATATTATCAACCAG TTTGAAAGACTTCAAGGAATTTGCGGATGCAGTGGAGGCAGTTAAAGATAAAGGTGTTGTGGTTGCGGTGGCATCTCCAGATGATGTTGAAGCCGCTCACAAGGAATGCTCTAACTTCTTTCAAATAAAGAAAGCCCTCTAa